From Microbacterium croceum, a single genomic window includes:
- the ligA gene encoding NAD-dependent DNA ligase LigA has protein sequence MPENISLEDARIEAEELTTRILEAKDAYYGRDTSVVDDFTYDGWMHRLEELERLHPELQGQDSPTQMVGAAEATGLATIEHAERMLSLDNVFSLDELRDWAAKTQAAAGRDVAWLTELKIDGLAINLRYEHGVLTSAATRGDGRVGEVVTENALRLRDIPERLVGHGHPAIVEVRGEVFIPVAAFERLNAAQAAFRERAYNDALSRWEARRGAKKPFDEEKAKTAAARRFPSFANPRNAASGGLRQQIDKKEGLELEAGLLRIESLALYVHGIGAWENPPVASQSEVYRLLAEWGLPTSPHTKVCATIDDVTDFVAYFGEHRHDVEHELDGIVVKVDELSLHDELGATSRAPRWAIAYKYPPEEVQTTLLDIVVSVGRTGRATPFAVMAPAHVAGSVVRQATLHNKDVVKAKGVLIGDTVVLRKAGDVIPEVLGPVVERRDGSEREFVMPENCPECGTPLRAMKEGDIDLRCPNARSCPAQVRGRVEHIGSRGALDVEALGEVTAAALTQPTTPEVPPLVTEAGLFALTLDQLVPIELVVRDSETGLPKEDDDGAVKTRAPFRRNPTAAEKKAGKDGPQPSSQALTLLAELEKAKTKELWRLLVSLNIRHVGPVAARALAQWFGSLDAIRSASREELAAVEGVGGIIADSLLDWFEVEWHQEIVQAWADAGVQWTTPGHPGPGAAVAAGGVLDGVTVVATGSLDGYTRDGAQEAIIRAGGKAASSVSKKTDFVAAGPGAGSKLAKAEELGLRILDAAQFHILVTEGPDALPPADSAGT, from the coding sequence GTGCCTGAGAACATCTCGCTGGAAGACGCCCGAATCGAGGCCGAAGAGCTGACGACTCGCATCCTCGAGGCGAAGGACGCATACTACGGTCGCGATACCTCCGTCGTAGACGATTTCACCTACGACGGGTGGATGCATCGGCTCGAGGAGCTCGAGAGGCTGCATCCTGAGCTGCAGGGCCAGGATTCCCCCACGCAGATGGTCGGAGCCGCGGAGGCCACAGGACTCGCGACGATCGAGCATGCCGAGCGGATGCTGAGCCTCGACAACGTGTTCTCGCTCGACGAGCTCAGGGACTGGGCGGCGAAGACGCAGGCCGCGGCCGGGCGTGATGTCGCGTGGCTGACCGAGCTGAAGATTGATGGCCTCGCCATCAACCTCCGCTACGAGCACGGTGTGCTCACCTCGGCAGCCACACGCGGTGACGGTCGTGTCGGCGAAGTCGTGACCGAGAACGCTCTGCGCCTCCGCGACATACCGGAGCGGCTCGTCGGCCACGGGCATCCGGCCATCGTCGAGGTGCGTGGAGAGGTGTTCATCCCCGTCGCCGCTTTCGAGCGGCTGAACGCTGCACAGGCAGCTTTCCGCGAACGCGCCTACAACGATGCGCTGAGCCGGTGGGAGGCACGCCGCGGGGCCAAGAAGCCGTTCGACGAGGAGAAGGCCAAGACTGCGGCGGCACGACGTTTCCCATCGTTCGCGAACCCGCGCAATGCCGCCAGTGGCGGACTCCGGCAGCAGATCGACAAGAAGGAGGGCCTCGAACTCGAAGCCGGACTGCTGCGCATCGAGTCGCTCGCGCTCTACGTGCACGGCATCGGAGCGTGGGAGAACCCTCCCGTGGCCTCCCAGAGCGAGGTGTACCGCCTGCTCGCGGAGTGGGGCCTGCCGACCAGCCCGCACACCAAGGTTTGTGCGACGATCGACGACGTCACCGACTTCGTCGCCTATTTCGGTGAGCATCGACACGATGTCGAGCATGAGCTCGACGGCATCGTGGTCAAGGTCGACGAGCTCTCCCTGCACGACGAGCTCGGTGCGACGAGCCGCGCACCACGCTGGGCGATCGCCTACAAGTACCCGCCTGAGGAGGTGCAGACCACGCTCCTCGACATCGTGGTGTCCGTGGGTCGCACCGGCAGAGCGACTCCCTTCGCGGTCATGGCGCCGGCGCATGTGGCGGGATCGGTCGTGCGGCAGGCGACACTGCACAACAAGGACGTGGTCAAGGCCAAGGGCGTGCTGATCGGCGACACTGTCGTGCTCCGGAAGGCGGGCGACGTGATCCCCGAGGTGCTGGGCCCGGTGGTCGAGCGGCGGGACGGCTCCGAGCGCGAGTTCGTGATGCCCGAGAACTGCCCGGAGTGCGGAACTCCGTTGCGCGCTATGAAAGAGGGCGACATCGACCTCCGCTGCCCGAATGCCCGGTCATGTCCGGCGCAGGTGCGAGGTCGCGTCGAGCACATCGGCTCGCGCGGTGCTCTTGATGTCGAGGCGCTCGGAGAGGTCACCGCGGCGGCGCTGACCCAGCCGACGACGCCGGAGGTGCCTCCCTTGGTCACCGAGGCGGGGTTGTTCGCCCTCACGCTCGACCAACTGGTACCGATCGAGCTGGTCGTGCGCGATTCCGAGACCGGGCTCCCGAAGGAGGACGACGACGGCGCCGTGAAGACGAGGGCGCCGTTCCGGCGGAACCCGACGGCAGCAGAGAAGAAGGCGGGCAAGGACGGCCCTCAACCCTCATCGCAGGCATTGACGCTGCTGGCCGAGCTGGAGAAGGCGAAGACCAAGGAGCTGTGGCGGTTGCTCGTGTCGCTGAACATCCGGCACGTCGGGCCCGTCGCGGCTCGTGCGCTGGCCCAGTGGTTCGGATCGCTCGACGCAATCCGTTCGGCGTCGCGCGAGGAGCTGGCCGCCGTGGAGGGCGTCGGAGGAATTATCGCCGATTCGCTGCTCGACTGGTTCGAGGTCGAATGGCATCAGGAGATCGTGCAGGCGTGGGCCGATGCCGGGGTGCAGTGGACGACGCCGGGGCATCCGGGCCCTGGGGCAGCTGTGGCCGCGGGGGGAGTGCTCGACGGCGTGACCGTGGTCGCGACGGGCTCGCTCGACGGGTACACGCGGGATGGTGCGCAGGAGGCGATCATCCGGGCCGGTGGCAAGGCGGCATCGAGTGTGTCCAAGAAGACCGACTTCGTGGCCGCAGGGCCGGGTGCCGGCTCGAAGCTCGCCAAAGCGGAAGAGCTCGGACTGCGCATCCTCGACGCCGCTCAGTTCCATATCCTCGTGACGGAAGGTCCCGACGCCCTCCCGCCTGCCGACTCCGCGGGAACCTGA
- a CDS encoding DEAD/DEAH box helicase, producing the protein MTPEDAVLTDAPEDSPATPGFEELGITGPVLKAIRDLGYETPSPIQAATIPTLLAGRDVVGMAQTGTGKTAAFALPVLERLDVSQKSPQALVLAPTRELALQVCEAFESYASKMKGVHMLPVYGGQAYGVQLSALRRGVHVIVGTPGRIMDHLAKGTLDLSQLQYLVLDEADEMLKMGFAEDVEQILAQTPVEKQVALFSATMPPQIRRLAQKYLRDPEEISIKSKTATGTNITQRYLVVSYAQKVDALTRILEVENFDGMIVFVRTKNETETLAEKLRARGYSAAAINGDVPQAQRERSVNQLKAGKLDILVATDVAARGLDVERISHVINFDIPTDTESYVHRIGRTGRAGRSGDAISFITPRERYLLKHIEKATRQVPTQMQLPSTDDVNTTRLARFDDAITAALGDAARVDKFRDVIAHYVRNHDVPEADVAAALAIVVQGDTPLLLDPADDPLAKALEADSRPPRERGTREPRTERRGRGDYTAYRIEVGRRHRVEPRQIVGALANEGGLGRDDFGVINIRPDFSTVELPSNLSPAVLDKLRDTRISGRLIEIKPDRGPMGRRNSGPRDSDGGRGDRFERRDRDERPARTDRDEKPFRKPRHKA; encoded by the coding sequence GTGACTCCTGAAGATGCAGTGCTGACCGACGCCCCCGAGGACTCCCCCGCGACCCCCGGATTCGAGGAACTCGGCATCACCGGGCCCGTCCTCAAGGCGATCCGTGATCTCGGATACGAGACCCCTTCCCCCATTCAAGCCGCGACGATTCCCACCCTCCTCGCCGGACGCGATGTCGTCGGCATGGCTCAGACCGGAACCGGTAAGACCGCGGCCTTCGCACTTCCCGTCCTCGAGCGCCTCGACGTCTCGCAGAAGTCGCCCCAGGCCCTCGTGCTGGCGCCGACCCGTGAGCTCGCACTGCAGGTCTGCGAAGCCTTCGAGTCGTACGCGTCCAAGATGAAGGGCGTGCACATGCTGCCCGTCTACGGCGGACAGGCGTACGGCGTGCAGCTCTCTGCCCTGCGCCGCGGCGTGCACGTGATCGTCGGAACACCCGGCCGCATCATGGACCATCTCGCCAAGGGCACCCTCGACCTCTCCCAGCTCCAGTACCTGGTACTCGACGAGGCCGACGAGATGCTGAAGATGGGCTTCGCGGAAGATGTGGAGCAGATCCTCGCACAGACGCCGGTGGAGAAGCAGGTCGCCCTGTTCTCGGCGACCATGCCCCCGCAGATCCGTCGCCTCGCGCAGAAGTACCTGCGCGATCCGGAAGAGATCAGCATCAAGTCCAAGACCGCGACCGGTACGAACATCACGCAGCGCTACCTCGTGGTGTCCTACGCTCAGAAGGTCGACGCGCTCACCCGCATCCTCGAGGTCGAGAACTTCGACGGGATGATCGTCTTCGTCCGCACCAAGAACGAGACCGAGACCCTTGCCGAGAAGCTGCGGGCCCGCGGCTATTCCGCTGCGGCGATCAACGGAGACGTCCCCCAGGCGCAGCGCGAGCGCAGCGTGAACCAGCTGAAGGCAGGCAAGCTCGACATTCTCGTCGCGACCGACGTCGCCGCACGTGGTCTCGACGTCGAGCGCATCAGCCACGTCATCAACTTCGACATTCCCACCGACACCGAGTCGTATGTGCATCGCATCGGACGCACCGGCCGTGCCGGTCGCAGCGGTGACGCGATCAGCTTCATCACGCCGCGCGAGCGCTACCTGCTCAAGCACATCGAGAAGGCGACGCGTCAGGTCCCGACGCAGATGCAGCTCCCCAGCACGGACGACGTGAACACCACGCGTCTCGCCCGCTTCGATGATGCGATCACCGCAGCGCTGGGCGATGCCGCGCGTGTCGACAAGTTCCGCGACGTGATCGCCCACTACGTGCGCAACCACGATGTGCCCGAGGCCGATGTGGCCGCGGCGCTCGCGATCGTGGTGCAGGGCGACACCCCGCTGCTGCTCGACCCGGCAGACGACCCGCTCGCCAAGGCGCTCGAGGCCGACAGCCGTCCGCCCCGCGAGCGAGGCACCCGCGAGCCACGCACCGAACGCCGTGGACGCGGCGACTACACCGCCTACCGCATCGAGGTCGGCCGCCGCCACCGTGTCGAGCCGCGTCAGATCGTCGGCGCGCTGGCGAACGAGGGCGGGCTCGGACGCGATGACTTCGGTGTCATCAACATCCGTCCCGACTTCTCGACCGTCGAGCTGCCCTCGAACCTGAGCCCCGCTGTACTCGACAAGCTCCGCGACACCCGCATCTCGGGCCGTCTGATCGAGATCAAGCCGGACCGTGGACCAATGGGTCGACGCAACAGTGGGCCGCGCGACAGCGACGGAGGCCGCGGAGACCGTTTTGAGCGCCGCGACCGCGACGAGCGCCCGGCGCGCACGGATCGTGACGAGAAGCCGTTCCGTAAGCCTCGCCACAAGGCTTGA